A part of Salvelinus alpinus chromosome 5, SLU_Salpinus.1, whole genome shotgun sequence genomic DNA contains:
- the LOC139576860 gene encoding carnitine O-acetyltransferase-like, with protein MLGLLVRAVLRSGLVKPYHLVKPVSVTILPERSSHHQDNLPKLPVPPLRQTFERYLLMLEPLLSEEELDHTRKLVKEFLIPGGVGDRLQRSLERRASNKGNWLTEWWMQSAYLDSRMPVAVYSSPGVALPRMTFQDRQGQMRFAAKLIAGVLDFKKMIDSETLPIEYLGGKPLCMDQYYQILSSCRIPGPKRDTVVNHAIGKVAPTHITVVHNFQFFVLDVYNSDGSPLTVDQIYMQLEKVWNSSLQSNKEPIGILTSQHRNTWGKAYNNLIKDKTNKESVRAIQKSIFTVCLDAPMPQMSEQRYQSRVAAQMLHGGGSRWNSGNRWFDKTLQFIVGEDGTCGLVYEHAPAEGPPIVFLVDHVVEYMRRMEVVRTPMTPLPMPPKLRFNITPEVKKDIESAKQNMNIMSHDLDVNVVFFSDYGRNVPRAHKLSPDAFIQMALQLAYFRMYKMCCSTYESASLRMFALGRTDTIRSCSNDSLNFVQAMEDPAKPNTEKVFLLDKACQAHREYTHMAIHGQAIDRHLLGLKLQAIEELTSMPEIFMDTAYAVAEHFNLSTSQAGAKTDCVMCFGPMVPDGYGVCYNPMADHINIAITAFNSCEETHAANFGRGVKKALRDMRSLLEETANAKQ; from the exons ATGCTGGGTCTTCTTGTGAGAGCCGTG ctAAGGTCAGGCTTGGTGAAGCCATATCACCTGGTCAAGCCAGTGTCAGTGACTATCCTCCCAGAGAGGTCTTCGCACCACCAGGACAATTTGCCCAAGCTGCCAGTGCCTCCACTGAGGCAGACATTTGAGCGCTACCTTTTGATGCTGGAGCCCCTGCTCAGTGAGGAGGAGCTGGATCACACACGCAAGCTGGTCAAGGAGTTCCTCATTCCTGGTGGGGTGGGAGACAGGTTGCAGAGAAGCCTGGAGCGCAGAGCCAGCAACAAAGGAAACTGG CTCACAGAGTGGTGGATGCAGTCAGCCTATCTGGATTCCCGGATGCCTGTggcagtctattccagcccagggGTGGCCCTGCCCCGCATGACCTTCCAAGATCGCCAAGGACAAATGAG GTTTGCTGCAAAATTGATTGCAGGGGTTTTGGACTTCAAAAAAATGATTGACAg TGAGACGTTGCCTATTGAGTATTTGGGTGGGAAGCCTCTGTGTATGGACCAGTACTACCAGATCCTGTCCTCCTGTCGTATCCCTGGACCAAAGAGAGACACTGTGGTCAACCACGCTATCGGGAAAGTGGCCCCTACTCACATCACTGTGGTCCATAACTTCCAG TTCTTTGTCCTGGATGTGTATAACAGCGATGGCTCACCACTGACGGTGGACCAGATCTACATGCAACTGGAGAAGGTCTGGAACTCCTCCCTGCAGAGCAACAAGGAGCCTATAGGCATCCTGACCTCCCAGCACCGCAACACCTGGGGCAAAGCCTACAACAACCTCATCAAAG acaagacaaataaGGAGTCTGTCCGTGCTATCCAAAAGAGCATATTCACGGTGTGTCTAGACGCCcccatgccacagatgtctgagcAGCGGTACCAGAGTCGTGTCGCTGCCCAGATGCTGCATGGTGGAGGGAGTCGCTGGAACAGTGGCAACCGCTGGTTTGATAAGACGTTACAG TTTATTGTGGGTGAAGATGGTACATGTGGTCTGGTGTATGAGCATGCCCCAGCTGAAGGCCCACCCATTGTGTTCTTGGTGGACCATGTGGTTGAGTACAT gaggaggatggaggtagTACGAACTCCCATGACCCCTCTGCCCATGCCTCCCAAACTGCGTTTCAACATCACACCTGAGGTGAAGAAGGATATTGAGTCGGCCAAGCAGAATATGAACAT AATGTCACATGACTTGGATGTGAACGTGGTCTTCTTTTCTGACTATGGGAGAAATGTTCCAAGGGCGCACAAGTTGAGTCCAGATGCCTTTATACAAATGGCTCTACAGCTTGCCTACTTCAG AATGTATAAGATGTGCTGTTCTACCTATGAGAGTGCGTCCTTGCGTATGTTTGCACTTGGTCGAACAGACACCATCCGCTCCTGCTCCAACGACTCGCTCAACTTTGTCCAGGCGATGGAGGACCCAGCTAAACCG AACACAGAGAAGGTTTTTCTATTGGACAAAGCATGCCAAGCCCACAGAGAATACACTCATATG GCAATTCATGGCCAGGCCATAGACAGACATCTCCTTGGCCTGAAGTTGCAGGCGATTGAAGAACTGACTTCCATGCCAGAGATATTCATGGATACAGCCTATGCTGTGGCTGAACATTTCAATCTCTCCACCAGCCAG GCTGGTGCTAAGACGGACTGTGTGATGTGCTTCGGTCCGATGGTGCCGGATGGCTATGGAGTGTGTTACAATCCCATGGCAGACCACATCAACATTGCCATTACAGCCTTCAACAGCTGTGAAGAGACACATGCTGCCAACTTTGGCCGGGGTGTGAAGAAGGCTCTGAGAGACATGAGGTCTCTGCTGGAGGAGACAGCTAATGCTAAGCAGTGA
- the LOC139576862 gene encoding immediate early response gene 5-like protein, which translates to MACAVDAQNLISISLRKIHNSRTQRGGIKLHKNLLVTYVLKNARDFYMSMEFAEMYSYLQQNGEMRTVCDEKQDSFEMTGNCEDLAGEFCCNYTGDVLDTYHCAAPQSACHPAMVPEAHIQTAPACFMAPVYQCDSNLKYSGVYWDCYAEPYTANRDIPVSNTHNQKTVLDLDTHVVTTVENGYLPPDYCVSLKQHGQGPQSSHKKRKMYSSDASDSDYLSDFVPMSCKRIRSDDVSCCNSEQLDTPNISNLMSVLGSGFTELLNWQTDVEQVVNGQTNCCKQALAGSGAWTRAIEAF; encoded by the coding sequence ATGGCGTGTGCAGTTGACGCACagaatttgatctctatttctttGCGGAAAATACATAACTCCAGAACGCAGAGAGGAGGTATCAAGCTCCACAAGAACTTGCTGGTCACATATGTGCTGAAAAACGCTAGAGATTTTTACATGAGCATGGAGTTTGCAGAAATGTATAGCTACCTACAGCAGAACGGGGAGATGAGGACGGTCTGTGATGAAAAGCAGGACTCTTTTGAAATGACCGGGAACTGTGAGGATCTAGCTGGTGAGTTTTGCTGCAACTACACAGGGGATGTGTTGGACACTTACCACTGCGCAGCGCCACAATCGGCTTGCCACCCAGCAATGGTGCCCGAAGCGCACATCCAAACGGCACCTGCCTGTTTCATGGCTCCTGTCTATCAATGTGACTCTAACCTCAAGTACTCGGGGGTCTACTGGGACTGTTATGCGGAACCTTACACAGCCAACCGGGACATTCctgtctcaaacacacacaaccaaaagACTGTATTGGACTTGGACACACATGTGGTGACTACTGTCGAGAATGGATATCTCCCCCCAGACTACTGCGTGTCATTAAAACAACATGGTCAGGGCCCGCAAAGTTCTCATAAGAAAAGAAAAATGTATTCAAGTGATGCTTCTGATTCCGATTATCTGTCAGACTTTGTGCCCATGTCATGCAAACGCATTAGGTCTGATGACGTTTCTTGTTGTAATTCCGAACAACTGGACACACCGAACATCTCCAACCTCATGTCAGTGTTAGGCTCGGGGTTTACTGAGCTGTTGAACTGGCAAACGGACGTGGAACAGGTAGTAAACGGACAAACAAACTGCTGTAAACAAGCACTGGCGGGCAGCGGTGCATGGACTAGAGCAATTGAGGCTTTTTGA